A single genomic interval of Armigeres subalbatus isolate Guangzhou_Male chromosome 1, GZ_Asu_2, whole genome shotgun sequence harbors:
- the LOC134206921 gene encoding uncharacterized protein LOC134206921 gives MGNNTFRFMVGGVEIPLTIDSGAAANIINKETWDEMKEAGVHVWGMTSKIDKQFTCYASETPMQIVGSFMSTIEGGGRKTDAQFYVAEKGQQCLLGDDTAKRLQVLKVGFDIGNISTGPAKEFPKFKGIVVEIPIDQSIQPVQQAYRRAPYALEDKVEEKLRVLLAQGIIERVKGPSPWVSPMVPVLKESGDVRLCIDMRRANQAVLRETHPLPLVDELLGSVNGATVFPR, from the coding sequence atgggAAACAACACATTCCGATTCATGGTTGGCGGTGTTGAAATCCCATTGACGATCGATTCGGGAGCAGCTGCCAATATTATTAACAAGGAAACTTGGGATGAGATGAAAGAGGCTGGGGTACATGTATGGGGGATGACTTCCAAAATTGATAAACAATTTACATGTTATGCATCGGAGACACCCATGCAAATTGTTGGAAGCTTCATGTCAACTATTGAGGGCGGCGGAAGAAAAACTGATGCACAGTTCTACGTTGCTGAAAAGGGGCAACAATGCTTGCTTGGGGATGATACGGCAAAGAGATTGCAAGTGCTGAAGGTGGGTTTCGACATTGGGAACATCTCAACCGGACCAGCCAAAGAGTTTCCGAAGTTTAAAGGCATTGTAGTGGAAATCCCCATAGACCAGAGTATCCAACCAGTTCAACAAGCATATCGACGTGCGCCGTACGCTCTCGAGGATAAAGTGGAGGAGAAGTTAAGAGTATTGTTGGCGCAGGGTATTATTGAAAGAGTGAAAGGGCCGTCCCCGTGGGTGTCACCAATGGTTCCGGTCTTGAAGGAATCGGGGGACGTACGCCTATGCATCGATATGCGACGAGCTAATCAGGCAGTTTTGCGCGAAACACACCCTCTTCCCTTGGTGGATGAGCTGCTGGGATCCGTCAACGGAGCGACGGTTTTTCCAAGATAG
- the LOC134206922 gene encoding uncharacterized protein LOC134206922, whose product MTTIVSAASNVTLYTEPQRKQEKSREKEKGFVNAHSVETDREHNAEEAGEFAAHQPKPCLMCKKNGHKVRDCYSFQNLALENRWKTAQQLNLCRRCLIPHGKWPCKATVCGVDNCEARHHKLLHPGNPQPYTNEPTSSTRAQSTSTPSATVNVHRQPQSQVLFRIIPVSLYGKKATVNTLAFLDDGSSYTLIEKNLASELGVEGEAEPLCLQWTSNIKRTENDSQNVQFEISAAGKNRRHLLQYVRTVESLDLPVQSLEYDDLSRKFDYLKGLPVDSYSTAAPRILIGVDNAKLLLTLKKREGKYCEPVAAKTRLGWTIYGKAGLPGSPNHHLLHIGSRSSDQQLHDTVKDFFSTESVGVALIPQIEAEEDRRSREILEKTTIRTVSGRFQTGLLWKFDYVEFPDNRFMAVKRLLCLERSLFKKPELYANVKQQIIDYQVKGYAHRLTEEESSDSDPRKVWYLPLGVVQNPNKPGKVRVVWDAAAKTNGVSLNSMLLKGPDLLTSLPSVLFRFRQKEVAITGDIKEMFHQIVIRPEDRQAQRFLWRDSPDDPIKEYVMDVATFGSTCSPCSAQYVKNKNAEEWNQVYPDAAEAIINNTYVDDYASSSDTVEETVRCALEVKKIHASAGFEIRNWLSNSKQVLQRVGGCSSQVTKSFIAEKSTDSERVLGMTWLPESDNLSFTLKLRDDVLQLLSEHSILTKRQVLRVVMSVFDPLGLVAAFVVHGKCLIQDIWRSNIDWDERIPDKLVIQWRRWVEVLESLNRVKIPRCYFPGYDRRSYKTLELHVFVDASEAAYACAAYFRIIDRTRVRCSLVSAKTKVAPLKPMSVPRLELQAAVIGVRLMKSIQENHTLPFVRRVFWSDSKTVQSWLHSDQRKYQQFVAYRVSEILNETKPDEWRWVPTRLNVADEATKWGKGPSFQADSRWFIGPEFLYEAESGWPKQEFCPPDTLEEMRSVHAHHRANAEYLIDYQRFSKFQRLLRTIAYILRFINRCRKKSSLEITSADILSREEFVKAEVVLWKLVQSEQYPEEIAIIRKNKQCPPEDAKRLARSSSLRKLTSFLNDIMSPSCLLNTTINGTPMAMEKRWLMNYVKVTTFPT is encoded by the exons ATGACAACGATTGTGTCCGCAGCAAGCAACGTAACACTGTACACTGAACCGCAACGGAAGCAGGAGAAATCGAGGGAAAAGGAGAAAGGGTTTGTAAATGCTCATTCCGTGGAAACGGATCGTGAACACAACGCAGAGGAAGCTGGAGAGTTTGCAGCCCACCAACCAAAACCGTGTCTTATGTGTAAAAAGAACGGACATAAAGTGAGAGATTGTTACAGTTTCCAAAATTTGGCGCTAGAGAACCGATGGAAGACTGCCCAACAGTTGAACCTTTGTCGTCGTTGCCTGATTCCTCATGGTAAATGGCCGTGTAAGGCAACTGTGTGCGGTGTAGACAACTGTGAAGCACGTCACCATAAGCTATTGCATCCTGGGAATCCTCAGCCATACACTAATGAACCAACGTCGTCAACGAGAGCGCAGTCAACTTCAACCCCTTCAGCAACAGTGAATGTTCATCGACAGCCTCAAAGCCAGGTGCTTTTTCGGATAATCCCCGTCTCCCTTTATGGAAAAAAGGCGACGGTTAACACGTTGGCGTTTCTCGATGATGGGTCATCGTACACGTTAATTGAAAAGAATTTGGCTAGCGAACTAGGCGTTGAAGGTGAAGCGGAACCTTTGTGTTTGCAGTGGACCAGCAATATCAAACGAACTGAAAATGATTCACAAAACGTTCAGTTTGAAATCTCAGCGGCTGGGAAAAATCGCAGACATTTGTTGCAGTATGTGCGAACGGTGGAAAGTTTGGATCTCCCCGTGCAGTCTTTGGAGTATGATGATCTCTCACGGAAGTTCGACTACCTAAAAGGTCTTCCTGTCGACAGCTACTCAACAGCTGCACCTCGTATCCTTATAGGCGTTGATAATGCTAAGCTATTGCTGACATTGAAAAAACGAGAAGGTAAATACTGTGAGCCGGTTGCAGCAAAGACAAGGCTTGGGTGGACTATTTACGGTAAAGCAGGACTTCCTGGCTCGCCGAATCATCATCTTCTACACATAGGTAGCCGTTCATCCGATCAACAACTACATGATACCGTGAAGGATTTTTTCTCCACCGAAAGTGTTGGTGTAGCTCTTATACCACAGATTGAAGCGGAGGAGGATCGAAGATCGCGGGAGATTCTGGAGAAGACAACCATCCGTACAGTGTCTGGCCGGTTCCAAACTGGTTTGTTGTGGAAGTTTGACTACGTTGAATTTCCAGATAATCGATTCATGGCGGTGAAGCGGCTTTTGTGCCTGGAAAGGAGTTTGTTCAAGAAACCAGAATTATATGCGAATGTCAAACAACAGATAATCGACTACCAAGTAAAAGGATACGCTCACAGGCTAACGGAAGAAGAATCAAGCGATAGTGATCCTAGAAAAGTCTGGTACCTACCATTAGGAGTAGTTCAGAATCCGAACAAACCAGGGAAAGTTCGGGTCGTGTGGGATGCTGCCGCAAAAACCAATGGTGTGTCATTAAACTCAATGCTACTCAAGGGTCCAGATTTGCTTACATCGTTGCCATCCGTATTATTCCGATTCCGGCAGAAAGAAGTTGCTATCACAGGTGATATAAAAGAAATGTTTCATCAGATTGTAATTCGACCAGAAGACCGACAAGCTCAGCGCTTTCTTTGGCGGGATAGTCCTGATGATCCGATaaaggaatatgttatggacgtTGCAACGTTTGGGTCAACATGTTCACCATGCTCTGCCCAATACGTGAAAAACAAGAATGCTGAGGAATGGAACCAAGTATATCCTGATGCGGCGGAGGCTATTATAAATAACACATATGTAGATGACTACGCAAGCAGTTCAGACACGGTGGAAGAAACGGTTCGTTGTGCACTAGAAGTTAAGAAGATCCATGCAAGCGCAGGCTTCGAAATTCGTAATTGGCTCTCGAATTCCAAACAAGTTCTTCAACGGGTCGGGGGATGTAGTTCCCAAGTTACAAAAAGCTTTATTGCAGAAAAGTCCACCGATTCAGAACGAGTTCTTGGTATGACTTGGCTTCCAGAAAGCGATAATCTTTCCTTTACATTGAAGTTACGAGACGATGTTCTTCAATTGCTGTCGGAACATTCAATCCTGACAAAACGCCAAGTTTTGAGAGTCGTGATGAGCGTATTTGATCCCCTTGGGCTGGTGGCAGCATTCGTTGTACATGGCAAGTGCTTGATCCAGGACATTTGGAGATCTAACATAGACTGGGACGAACGAATCCCGGATAAACTGGTCATTCAGTGGCGGCGCTGGGTAGAGGTCCTAGAAAGCCTCAATCGAGTGAAGATTCCACGCTGCTATTTTCCTGGTTATGATCGTCGTAGCTACAAAACCTTAGAACTTCACGTATTTGTAGATGCAAGTGAGGCAGCATACGCTTGTGCAGCTTATTTCCGTATTATCGATCGCACACGGGTGCGCTGTTCCTTAGTCTCTGCTAAAACGAAGGTAGCCCCTTTGAAACCAATGTCCGTTCCTCGATTGGAGTTGCAAGCTGCAGTTATCGGAGTTCGCCTGATGAAATCGATTCAGGAGAACCACACTCTGCCGTTTGTCCGGCGTGTGTTCTGGAGCGATTCAAAAACAGTTCAATCGTGGCTTCACTCAGACCAGCGGAAGTACCAGCAGTTCGTGGCCTACCGAGTTAGCGAAATATTGAACGAGACGAAGCCGGATGAATGGAGGTGGGTTCCAACGCGACTCAATGTGGCGGATGAAGCCACGAAGTGGGGTAAAGGCCCAAGTTTTCAAGCCGATAGTCGATGGTTCATAGGTCCTGAATTCCTCTATGAAGCTGAATCTGGTTGGCCGAAACAGGAGTTTTGTCCACCGGACACTTTGGAAGAAATGCGATCTGTGCACGCTCACCATCGGGCGAATGCGGAGTATCTTATCGATTATCAGCGATTCTCGAAATTTCAACGACTTCTTCGGACGATAGCCTACATTCTTCGCTTCATTAATCGTTGTCGCAAAAAATCTTCTCTCGAAATAACCAGTGCTGACATACTCTCTAGAGAAGAATTTGTGAAAGCTGAAGTCGTGTTATGGAAGTTGGTACAGTCTGAACAGTACCCTGAGGAGATTGCGATAATTCGCAAAAACAAGCAATGCCCACCGGAAGATGCCAAACGTTTGGCAAGAAGTAGCTCCTTGCGTAAGCTTACA TCCTTCCTAAACGACATTATGTCACCGAGTTGCTTATTGAACACTACCATCAACGGTACGCCCATGGCTATGGAGAAACGGTGGCTAATGAACTACGTCAAAGTTACCACATTCCCAACTTAA